One Paralichthys olivaceus isolate ysfri-2021 chromosome 21, ASM2471397v2, whole genome shotgun sequence genomic window carries:
- the rab40b gene encoding ras-related protein Rab-40B, producing MSRSSPLRAHHFLLKFLLVGDSDVGKGEILESLQGGGSESPYGYNMGIDYKTTIILLDGRRVKLQLWDTSGQGRFCTIFRSYSRGAQGVILVYDITNRWSFDGIDRWIKEIDEHAPGVPKILVGNRLHLAYKRQVTTEQAQVYAEKLGVTFFEVSPLCNFNITESFTELARVVLMRHGMERLWRPNKVLSLQDLCCRSIVSCTPVHLVDNLPLPLALKSHLKSFSVANGLNTRMMHGRSYSVTKRTGGTLVKKPKLIRAPPLSPLAQSCRNSCKIS from the exons ATGAGCCGGAGCAGCCCGCTGCGGGCGCACCACTTCCTGCTCAAGTTCCTGCTGGTGGGAGACAGCGACGTGGGGAAGGGAGAGATCCTGGAGAgtctgcaggggggggggtccGAGTCCCCCTACGGGTACAACATGG GAATCGACTACAAGACGACCATCATCCTTCTGGACGGGAGAAGAGTCAAACTGCAGCTGTG GGACACGTCTGGTCAGGGACGATTCTGCACCATCTTCAGATCCTACTCCAGAGGAGCACAG GGAGTTATTCTGGTGTATGACATCACCAACCGCTGGTCCTTTGATGGAATTGACAGGTGGATCAAAGAGATAGACGAG CATGCCCCAGGGGTGCCTAAGATCCTGGTGGGGAACCGTCTCCATCTGGCCTACAAGCGTCAGGTGACCACGGAGCAGGCGCAGGTGTACGCTGAGAAACTGGGCGTCACCTTTTTCGAGGTCAGTCCGCTGTGTAACTTCAACATCACCGAGTCGTTCACTGAGCTCGCCAGAGTCGTGCTGATGAGACACGGCATGGAGCGACTGTGGAGGCCCAACAAAG tgttgaGTCTTCAGGACCTCTGCTGTCGCTCCATCGTCTCCTGCACCCCCGTCCACCTGGTGGATAATCTCCCCCTCCCGCTCGCTCTCAAGTCCCACCTCAAGTCCTTCTCTGTGGCCAACGGACTTAACACCCGCATGATGCACGGACGCTCCTACTCCGTCACCAAGAGGACCGGTGGGACGCTGGTGAAAAAACCCAAATTGATCAGGGCGCCACCGCTGAGCCCGTTggcacagagctgcagaaacagcTGTAAAATCTCCTAA
- the cox11 gene encoding cytochrome c oxidase assembly protein COX11, mitochondrial — protein MLLSLLLRPPLPSPPVSTLLSKCVRTLRFDAGRMLHSQTEHFLQRRLPLCVQSRGAKSRGRKSRGPEEDWKTRNKTVLTYIAAAGVGMIGLSYAAVPLYRLYCQAAGLGGTAVAGHDTSVVETMKPVKERVLKITFNADTHASMQWNFRPQQSEIFVVPGETALAFYRAKNPTDKPIIGISTYNVVPFEAGQYFNKIQCFCFEEQRLNPHEEVDMPVFFYIDPEFDEDPRMARVSTITLSYTFFEAKEGEKLPLPGYSYN, from the exons ATGCTGCTGTCTCTCCTGCTGCGTCcgcccctcccctcccctcccgtCTCCACACTGTTGTCAAAATGCGTCCGAACGTTGCGGTTTGATGCCGGCAGGATGCTGCACTCTCAGACTGAACACTTCTTGCAGCGGAGGCTTCCCCTGTGCGTCCAGAGCCGAGGAGCCAAGAGCCGAGGCAGAAAGAGCCGGGGTCCGGAGGAAGACTGGAAGACCAGGAACAAGACGGTGCTGACGTACATCGCTGCAGCCGGGGTGGGGATGATCGGCCTGTCGTACGCTGCGGTGCCACTCTACAGACTCTACTGTCAG GCGGCTGGGCTCGGCGGCACGGCGGTGGCCGGCCACGACACGAGTGTGGTGGAGACGATGAAGCCAGTGAAGGAGCGTGTTCTCAAGATCACCTTCAACGCCGACACACACGCCAGCATGCAGTGGAACTTCAGACCGCAGCAGTCGGAGATCTTT GTGGTTCCAGGTGAGACAGCGCTGGCTTTCTACAGAGCCAAGAACCCCACAGACAAACCGATCATCGGCATCTCCACCTACAACGTGGTTCCCTTTGAGGCGGGACAATACTTCAACAAGATCCAG TGTTTCTGCTTCGAGGAGCAGCGTCTGAACCCACACGAGGAGGTCGACATGCCCGTCTTCTTCTACATTGACCCCGAGTTCGACGAGGACCCCAGGATGGCCCGAGTGAGCACCATCACCCTCTCATACACCTTCTTCGAGGCCAAGGAGGGCGAGAAACTCCCTCTGCCTGGATACAGCTACAACTGA